In Tenrec ecaudatus isolate mTenEca1 chromosome 4, mTenEca1.hap1, whole genome shotgun sequence, a single window of DNA contains:
- the LOC142446373 gene encoding olfactory receptor 5AP2-like, translating into MTNHTTVAEFILLGFRDHPELQCLLFAVFLLIYLVTVVGNLGMILIIKIDSRLHTPMYFFLSNLSLVDFCYSSVIAPKMLVNFWLENPAISFNGCATQFFFFGSFAGIEGFLLAVMAYDRYVAICKPLLYMVTMSPHINSTLVLSTYLAGFINAAIHTGFTFQLSFCGSNVINHFFCDTPPLLKLSCSDTHINEVVIFAFASFNELSCLLTILISYLYILIAILRIPSTEGRHKAFSTCASHLMAVTLFFGTILFMYLRPSSSYSMDQDKIVSVFYTVVIPMLNPLIYSLRNKEVKTSLGKLLKRG; encoded by the coding sequence ATGACCAACCATACAACAGTGGCTGAATTTATTCTCCTGGGATTCAGGGACCATCCAGAGCTCCAGTGTCTTCTTTTTGCGGTCTTCCTACTTATCTAtctggtcactgtggttggaaatcTTGGCATGATTCTAATAATCAAGATTGACTCACGTCTCCACactcccatgtacttcttcctcagtaACTTGTCCCTGGTTGATTTCTGCTACTCTTCTGTAATTGCCCCCAAAATGCTGGTGAACTTCTGGCTGGAGAACCCAGCCATTTCATTCAATGGATGTGCCACTCAATTCTTCTTTTTCGGTTCCTTTGCTGGCATTGAAGGCTTCCTGTTGGCTGTGATGGCCTATGACCGGTATGTGGCCATCTGTAAGCCTCTCCTCTACATGGTCACCATGTCACCGCACATCAACAGTACCTTGGTGTTAAGTACATATCTTGCAGGCTTTATAAATGCTGCCATCCACACTGGCTTCACCTTCCAGCTGTCTTTCTGTGGCTCAAATGTCATCAACCACTTTTTTTGCGACACCCCACCACTCCTTAAACTCTCCTGTTCTGACACACACATCAATGAGGTTGTCATCTTTGCTTTTGCCAGTTTCAATGAGCTTAGCTGCCTTCTTACTATTCTCATTTCTTATCTCTATATCTTGATTGCCATCCTGAGAATCCCATCTACGGAGGGAAGGCACAAAGCTTTCTCTACCTGTGCTTCCCATTTGATGGCGGTCACCCTGTTCTTTGGGACAATCTTATTCATGTATCTGCGCCCCAGCTCGAGCTACTCAATGGACCAAGACAAAATAGTATCTGTGTTTTACACAGTGGTCATTCCCATGTTAAATCCTCTCATTTATAGTCTGAGGAACAAAGAGGTCAAAACCTCCTTAGGTAAGCTTTTAAAACGAGGCTAA